The following proteins come from a genomic window of Vicinamibacterales bacterium:
- a CDS encoding HEAT repeat domain-containing protein, with amino-acid sequence MASPSPTKPEPLSPETAVRLSEFAKACKAATRVVSMYPPSHPTIQAALSRITEAGKNAVYNGPLPITVLPDALLVGGRGFAKPDAAAGELASLLHQQLIGEMTLLGTLDNDEWHAFLSLLAKSPEDARAIGGVAHAWDASGNKSIALKEIDYAEVLRERAGSGESASWDRILATLGEERQELGGGGLEPGGMADMLEMAKDSARLAQFADRLQAHGRASGDDSIQQRKSLLELMHGLANYAAERQPAELDAVLDKMAGAAAQMSPEMLLTLITDPPPLQPPGTTAPRMDLGGELQSRLTDEMLTKFLVENVVKDRGASNRLAAAFQTLVPDPERQHSILAAATEQAAALFGKDPQFESIWSSSTEMLTSYSDSQFVSEDYARELTSARTQAMEVDKIGDDPPVRIRAWVSTVSNEEVRALDQRLLLDLLTIEARQDAWAGVLDLTVGSIEQLVLVGDLALAAQLVDAVVNASNRTEAPSAAYAAAGVTRLVDGALVRHLALFLRQATDGEVGLAAQICATIGPVLVEPLADALAAEDNARTVRRLRDILIGFGTAARQYADELRTSPNPAVRRAAVDLLRALGGEAALPDLRGLLDDADPQVQREALRAIVQIGTNEAYGALEQALKSGKPHTRDAIMQALGSLRDERAAPLFVHLLTHTGYTGSLEGDYLSTIESLGRVANDERSVATLKDILHRGEWYAPGRTARIRSAAARALRGISLPSAERALTEAAERGAGGVKRAAKTALAEAPPMRPPMRRAQ; translated from the coding sequence ATGGCGTCCCCTTCCCCCACCAAGCCGGAACCGCTCTCACCCGAGACCGCCGTCCGGCTGTCCGAGTTCGCCAAGGCCTGCAAGGCGGCGACGCGCGTGGTGTCGATGTACCCGCCCAGCCACCCGACCATCCAGGCGGCGCTGTCTCGCATCACCGAGGCGGGCAAGAATGCCGTCTACAACGGGCCGCTGCCGATCACGGTGCTGCCCGATGCCCTGCTGGTGGGCGGCCGCGGGTTCGCCAAGCCGGACGCCGCGGCCGGCGAGCTGGCCTCGCTCCTCCACCAGCAGTTGATTGGCGAAATGACGTTGCTCGGCACGCTCGACAACGACGAGTGGCACGCCTTCCTGTCGCTGCTGGCGAAATCGCCCGAGGATGCGCGGGCCATCGGCGGCGTCGCCCACGCCTGGGACGCCTCGGGCAACAAGTCGATCGCCCTCAAGGAGATCGACTACGCCGAGGTCCTGCGCGAGCGCGCCGGCAGCGGCGAGTCGGCGTCGTGGGACCGCATCCTGGCGACGCTGGGCGAAGAGCGGCAGGAACTGGGCGGCGGCGGACTCGAGCCGGGCGGCATGGCCGACATGCTCGAGATGGCCAAGGATTCGGCGCGCCTGGCGCAGTTCGCCGATCGCCTGCAGGCTCACGGCCGCGCGAGTGGAGACGACTCGATTCAACAGCGCAAGTCGCTGCTCGAGCTGATGCACGGCCTGGCCAACTACGCCGCCGAGCGCCAGCCCGCGGAGCTCGATGCCGTCCTCGACAAGATGGCCGGCGCGGCGGCGCAGATGTCGCCCGAGATGCTGCTGACCCTGATCACCGATCCGCCGCCGCTGCAGCCGCCGGGCACCACCGCGCCGCGCATGGACCTGGGCGGCGAGCTGCAATCCCGGCTCACCGACGAGATGCTGACCAAGTTCCTGGTCGAGAACGTCGTCAAGGACCGCGGCGCGAGCAACCGCCTGGCGGCGGCGTTCCAGACCCTGGTGCCCGACCCCGAGCGTCAGCACAGCATTCTCGCCGCCGCCACCGAGCAGGCCGCCGCCCTGTTCGGCAAGGATCCGCAGTTTGAAAGCATCTGGTCGAGTTCCACCGAGATGCTGACGTCGTATTCCGACTCGCAATTCGTGTCGGAGGACTACGCCCGCGAGCTGACCTCGGCGCGGACCCAGGCGATGGAGGTGGACAAGATCGGCGATGACCCGCCGGTGCGAATCCGCGCCTGGGTGTCCACGGTCAGCAACGAAGAGGTGCGCGCGCTCGACCAGCGGCTGCTGTTGGACCTGCTCACCATCGAGGCGCGGCAGGACGCGTGGGCCGGCGTGCTCGACCTGACCGTCGGCAGCATCGAACAGCTCGTGCTGGTGGGCGACCTCGCGCTGGCCGCCCAGTTGGTGGACGCCGTCGTCAACGCCTCGAACCGGACCGAGGCGCCGTCCGCGGCGTACGCCGCGGCCGGCGTGACGCGGCTCGTGGACGGCGCCCTCGTGCGCCACCTCGCGCTGTTCCTGCGCCAGGCGACGGATGGCGAGGTCGGCCTCGCGGCGCAAATCTGCGCGACGATTGGCCCGGTGCTCGTGGAACCGCTGGCGGATGCGCTGGCCGCCGAAGACAACGCGCGCACCGTGCGCCGCCTGCGCGACATCCTGATCGGGTTCGGCACCGCGGCGCGCCAGTACGCGGACGAGCTGCGCACCTCGCCCAACCCCGCGGTGCGGCGGGCGGCCGTGGACCTGCTCCGTGCGCTTGGCGGCGAAGCCGCGCTGCCCGACCTGCGCGGCCTGCTGGACGATGCCGACCCGCAAGTGCAGCGGGAGGCGCTGCGGGCGATCGTGCAGATTGGCACCAACGAGGCCTACGGGGCGCTCGAGCAGGCGCTCAAGAGCGGCAAGCCCCACACGCGTGACGCGATCATGCAGGCGCTCGGGTCGCTGCGCGACGAGCGCGCCGCTCCCCTCTTCGTCCACCTCCTCACGCACACCGGGTACACGGGATCGCTCGAGGGTGACTACCTGTCGACGATCGAATCGCTGGGCCGCGTCGCCAACGACGAGCGGTCGGTGGCAACGCTGAAGGACATCCTGCATCGCGGCGAGTGGTACGCGCCGGGCCGCACCGCGCGCATTCGCAGCGCCGCGGCCCGGGCGCTGCGAGGCATCAGCCTGCCGAGCGCCGAGCGGGCGCTGACCGAGGCGGCCGAGCGCGGGGCGGGCGGCGTCAAACGCGCCGCCAAGACCGCGCTCGCCGAGGCGCCACCGATGCGGCCTCCGATGCGGAGGGCCCAGTGA
- a CDS encoding HD-GYP domain-containing protein produces MDPVTRLRTADEFMRRLGAALRGAQLYAPAHPLVQRAFDALNESVTLLLTDQPSIAIGIIGNEVIVGDTPLPRAAESMGEMIRRLKALGIERIVFDRGVTPEELSTLAQTIAHPERRPGQSGPGVEPSDPLGVLAALPHIRVGRIQTEQKVEASAADVATIRRLYADASNVAGAVWEMTKAEGTPDPKAARVLIDSLAQAVSANRTALIALTALKNYDNYTFTHMVNVSILTMSQARALGMEGSMLRELGLAALMHDIGKVRTPTEILNKPDKLTDSEFNIMRMHVVDGAEILRRTPEMPAIAPVIAFEHHLRLDGTGYPFGVSRAGLNLGTMLCSIADVYDAMRSQRSYQQAFPSDRILQVMKRNDGQQFDQHLVRRFTQLLGIYPPGNLVRLDSGALAVVIAVHAPEPYKPRVRVIVSPSRERLDVPLDVNLWEAPDEGPGPKAITAPLDPAEYGIDPLSYL; encoded by the coding sequence ATGGATCCCGTCACCCGGTTACGAACGGCCGACGAGTTCATGCGGCGTCTGGGCGCCGCGTTACGTGGCGCCCAGCTCTACGCGCCGGCGCATCCGCTGGTGCAGCGGGCGTTCGACGCCCTCAACGAATCCGTCACCCTGCTGCTGACCGATCAACCGTCGATCGCGATCGGCATCATCGGCAACGAGGTGATCGTCGGCGACACGCCGCTGCCGCGGGCGGCCGAATCGATGGGCGAGATGATCCGCCGCCTGAAGGCGCTGGGCATCGAGCGCATCGTCTTCGACCGCGGCGTCACGCCCGAGGAGTTGTCGACCCTGGCGCAGACCATCGCGCATCCCGAGCGGCGCCCCGGGCAGAGCGGCCCCGGGGTCGAGCCGAGCGATCCGCTCGGCGTGCTCGCCGCCCTGCCGCACATTCGCGTCGGCCGCATCCAGACCGAGCAGAAGGTCGAGGCCTCGGCGGCCGACGTGGCGACCATCCGGCGCTTGTACGCCGACGCCTCGAATGTGGCCGGCGCGGTGTGGGAAATGACCAAGGCCGAAGGGACGCCGGATCCCAAGGCGGCGCGGGTCCTGATCGACTCGCTGGCGCAGGCGGTGTCGGCCAACCGCACCGCCCTGATCGCGCTCACCGCGCTCAAGAACTACGACAACTACACGTTTACGCACATGGTGAACGTGTCGATTCTCACCATGTCGCAGGCGCGCGCGCTCGGCATGGAGGGTTCGATGCTGCGCGAGCTCGGGCTGGCGGCGCTGATGCACGACATCGGCAAGGTGCGGACGCCGACCGAGATCCTCAACAAGCCCGACAAGCTGACCGACAGCGAGTTCAACATCATGCGGATGCACGTGGTGGACGGCGCCGAGATCCTGCGGCGCACGCCGGAGATGCCGGCGATCGCGCCGGTGATTGCCTTCGAGCATCACCTGCGCCTCGACGGCACCGGCTACCCGTTTGGCGTCTCACGGGCCGGCCTCAACCTCGGCACCATGCTGTGCAGCATCGCCGACGTCTATGACGCCATGCGCTCGCAGCGCTCCTACCAGCAGGCGTTCCCGTCGGACCGCATCCTCCAGGTGATGAAGCGCAACGACGGCCAGCAGTTCGACCAGCACCTGGTGCGGCGCTTCACGCAGTTGCTCGGCATCTACCCGCCCGGCAACCTGGTGCGACTCGATTCCGGCGCGCTCGCCGTGGTGATCGCGGTGCACGCCCCGGAACCGTACAAGCCCCGGGTCCGCGTCATTGTCTCGCCGTCGCGCGAACGCCTGGACGTGCCGCTGGACGTGAACCTCTGGGAGGCGCCCGACGAGGGCCCCGGCCCCAAGGCGATCACCGCGCCGCTCGATCCCGCCGAGTACGGGATCGATCCGCTCAGCTACTTGTAG
- a CDS encoding thymidine phosphorylase has translation MRAVDIIRAKRDGEALSREAIQAFVGGVTDGSWPDYQASALLMAIVLKGMTAEETAWLTDAMVRSGERVDLSHIPGIKVGKHSTGGVGDKVSIILAPLAASCGVVVPKMSGRGLGHTGGTLDKLESIPGFRVALSIDEFRAMLADVGCCLISQTATIAPADKVLYALRDVTGTIESIPLIASSVMSKKLAEGSNAVVLDVKCGRGAFMKNRANARELARALVSIGNAAGVHTEAFITQMDVPLGRAVGNAVEIAECIEVLKGGGPADLSGLVVTFATRMLRVAELAATDDDAAARVRAALSSGAALAKFKEMVARQGGNPAVADDPGLLPQAKFTHLVPAPRSGFVVELDALSIGRAAVALGAGRDKKGDQVDLSAGLILRKKPGEAVQAGEPVVELRYNDPARLEAAVALVTQAIVIGDTAPTGQSLVLEWVHDND, from the coding sequence ATGCGAGCCGTCGACATCATTCGCGCGAAGCGGGACGGCGAGGCCCTGTCGCGTGAGGCGATCCAGGCATTTGTCGGGGGCGTGACCGACGGATCGTGGCCCGACTACCAGGCCTCGGCGCTGCTGATGGCCATTGTCCTCAAGGGCATGACCGCCGAGGAAACCGCCTGGCTCACCGACGCCATGGTGCGATCGGGCGAGCGGGTTGACCTGAGCCACATTCCCGGCATCAAGGTCGGCAAGCACAGTACCGGCGGCGTCGGCGACAAGGTCTCCATCATTCTGGCCCCGCTGGCGGCGTCGTGCGGGGTGGTGGTGCCGAAGATGTCGGGCCGTGGCCTCGGCCACACCGGCGGCACGCTCGACAAGCTCGAGAGCATTCCCGGGTTTCGCGTCGCCCTGTCGATCGACGAGTTCAGGGCGATGCTGGCGGACGTGGGCTGCTGCCTGATCAGCCAGACCGCGACCATCGCGCCCGCCGACAAGGTGCTCTACGCGCTGCGTGACGTGACCGGGACCATCGAGAGCATCCCGCTGATCGCCTCGTCGGTGATGAGCAAGAAGCTGGCCGAAGGCAGCAACGCCGTGGTGCTCGACGTCAAGTGCGGCCGCGGCGCCTTCATGAAGAACCGCGCCAATGCGCGCGAACTGGCGCGCGCGCTGGTGTCGATTGGCAACGCCGCCGGCGTGCACACCGAGGCCTTCATCACGCAGATGGACGTGCCGCTCGGCCGGGCGGTCGGCAACGCCGTGGAGATCGCCGAGTGCATCGAGGTGCTGAAGGGCGGCGGGCCTGCCGATCTGTCTGGCCTGGTCGTCACCTTCGCCACCCGCATGCTGCGCGTGGCGGAGCTGGCGGCCACCGATGATGACGCCGCGGCCAGGGTGCGAGCCGCGCTCTCATCCGGCGCCGCGCTCGCGAAATTCAAGGAGATGGTCGCGCGCCAGGGCGGCAATCCCGCGGTGGCCGACGACCCCGGCCTGTTGCCGCAGGCGAAGTTCACGCACCTGGTGCCGGCCCCGCGTTCAGGATTTGTGGTGGAACTCGACGCGCTGTCGATTGGGCGGGCGGCGGTCGCCCTGGGCGCCGGACGCGACAAGAAGGGCGACCAGGTGGACCTGTCGGCCGGACTCATCCTGCGCAAGAAGCCCGGCGAGGCGGTCCAGGCCGGGGAGCCGGTGGTCGAACTCCGCTACAACGATCCCGCCCGGCTGGAGGCCGCGGTGGCGCTGGTCACGCAGGCGATCGTGATTGGCGACACCGCCCCGACGGGGCAGTCGCTGGTCCTCGAGTGGGTCCACGATAACGATTAG
- a CDS encoding amidohydrolase, producing the protein MRIAAVFAFLVLAACQVTEPLPLADLIIHNAVVYTANDTQPRAEAVAVRGGRFVLVGTSAEALKRRGPNTRVVDAEGRAVLPGLQDAHGHFTNLGESLQMLKLRGTTSFEQIVAMVRARAATARPGEWILGRSWDQNDWDDKAWPTHDQLTAAAPNNPVYLTRVDGHAAVVNKAALDAAGVTRTTRDPDGGRLIRDTAGAPSGVLIDQAQRLVAGKIPDISEAQLEEQILLADAEARRLGLTMVHDAGASVREVAAYQRLIDQGKLKTRIYAMLSGSLDTLKEEFKKGPIKDYGNRHLSVRAIKIVADGALGSRGAALLEPYTDEAKNTGLLTTPPGEVYAQTLAAAQAGFQTGIHAIGDRANREVLDLFEKVAAEVPAARDLRQRNEHAQILDEADIPRFKALNVIASMQATHATSDMPWVAVRIGHARTAEGAYVWQKLLKTGAVLANGSDFPVEEPNPMPGLYAAITRQDPSGNPAGGWMPDQRLSRAEALKSFTWSAAYAAHAEHDLGSIETGKYGDLLLLDRDVMTVEPAQILGTSVLLTVIGGEVVYEKSK; encoded by the coding sequence ATGCGAATTGCCGCCGTCTTCGCGTTCCTCGTTCTCGCGGCCTGCCAGGTCACCGAACCGCTACCGCTCGCCGACCTCATCATCCACAACGCCGTCGTCTACACGGCCAACGACACCCAGCCACGCGCCGAGGCGGTGGCGGTGCGCGGCGGCCGCTTCGTGCTGGTGGGCACCAGCGCCGAGGCGCTGAAGCGGCGCGGTCCCAACACCCGCGTCGTCGATGCCGAGGGCCGCGCCGTGCTGCCGGGCTTGCAGGACGCGCATGGCCACTTCACGAACCTCGGTGAGAGCCTGCAGATGTTGAAGCTGCGCGGCACCACCTCCTTCGAGCAGATCGTGGCAATGGTGCGCGCCCGCGCCGCCACGGCGCGCCCCGGTGAGTGGATCCTGGGCCGCAGCTGGGACCAGAACGACTGGGACGACAAGGCCTGGCCGACGCACGACCAGCTGACCGCCGCCGCGCCCAACAATCCGGTGTATCTGACCCGCGTCGATGGTCATGCGGCGGTCGTGAACAAGGCGGCGCTGGACGCCGCCGGGGTGACGCGCACCACGCGCGATCCGGATGGCGGTCGCCTGATTCGCGACACCGCGGGCGCGCCGAGCGGCGTGCTGATCGACCAGGCCCAGCGCCTGGTGGCCGGTAAGATTCCCGACATCTCCGAGGCGCAACTCGAGGAGCAGATCCTGCTGGCCGACGCCGAAGCGCGGCGCCTCGGCCTCACCATGGTGCACGACGCCGGCGCGTCGGTGCGCGAGGTCGCGGCCTACCAGCGGCTGATCGATCAGGGCAAGCTCAAGACGCGCATCTACGCGATGCTCAGCGGATCCCTCGACACGCTGAAGGAGGAGTTCAAGAAGGGGCCGATCAAGGACTACGGCAACCGCCACTTGTCGGTGCGGGCGATCAAGATCGTCGCCGACGGCGCGCTCGGCTCCCGCGGCGCGGCGTTGCTGGAGCCCTACACCGACGAAGCCAAGAACACCGGCCTGCTGACGACGCCGCCCGGCGAGGTCTACGCCCAGACGCTGGCGGCGGCGCAGGCGGGCTTCCAGACCGGCATCCACGCCATCGGCGATCGCGCCAACCGCGAGGTGCTGGACCTGTTCGAGAAGGTCGCCGCCGAGGTCCCCGCGGCCCGCGACCTGCGCCAGCGCAACGAGCACGCGCAGATTCTGGACGAGGCCGACATCCCCCGCTTCAAGGCGCTCAACGTGATCGCCTCGATGCAGGCGACGCACGCCACCTCCGACATGCCGTGGGTGGCGGTCCGCATCGGCCACGCGCGCACGGCGGAAGGCGCCTACGTGTGGCAGAAGCTCCTCAAGACCGGCGCGGTACTCGCCAACGGCTCCGACTTCCCCGTCGAAGAACCCAACCCGATGCCGGGCCTCTACGCCGCCATCACCCGCCAGGACCCCTCGGGCAACCCGGCGGGCGGGTGGATGCCAGACCAGCGCCTGTCGCGGGCCGAAGCCCTGAAGTCGTTCACGTGGAGCGCGGCCTACGCGGCGCATGCCGAACATGACCTTGGCTCGATCGAGACGGGCAAATACGGCGACCTCCTGCTGCTCGATCGCGACGTGATGACGGTCGAGCCCGCCCAGATCCTGGGCACCTCGGTGTTGCTCACGGTCATCGGCGGCGAGGTCGTCTACGAGAAGTCCAAGTAA
- a CDS encoding HD-GYP domain-containing protein — protein sequence MSVPHEDIIRRLGAAVRAAELYAPSHPLVQRSATGLHGILAPALVDTPTVIVGFLEDDVVINDFRLPRGSAALAGLLRDMRERQIEKITFARGLEVPDLRALMDELTDRTSRTGVNDRLTSRGIRRIQVSKVAAEEEDDSEVGLAAAKQMYSKAVSTAETIWTAAKAGEQPDPADARGIIDSLSKLVYQDRTSLLALTALKRHDNYTFTHMVNVAALSMAMARSLDLEGPMLREFGFAALMHDIGKVHTPLEILNKPGKLTEEEFTIMKLHVVNGAHILRRTPETPALAPVVAFEHHLKQDLSGYPENIGARTLNLCTMVVSVVDVFDALRSNRAYREGLATDRIKHIMGQQDGTAFHPALLRRFVNLMGLFPVGTLVRLNTEEVGVVTQTHPEDPFRPQVKLVLDGTGALYETPLLTNTWDRDARGNYPRAVVEAVDGPQVGIDPLTYL from the coding sequence ATGAGCGTTCCACACGAAGACATCATCCGGCGCCTCGGCGCCGCCGTGCGGGCCGCCGAGCTGTACGCGCCCAGCCATCCGCTGGTGCAGCGGTCGGCCACCGGCCTCCACGGCATCCTGGCGCCGGCGCTGGTGGACACCCCCACCGTGATCGTCGGCTTCCTCGAAGACGACGTGGTGATCAACGACTTCCGGCTGCCGCGCGGCTCGGCGGCGCTGGCGGGGCTGCTGCGGGACATGCGCGAGCGGCAGATCGAGAAGATCACGTTCGCGCGCGGGCTCGAGGTCCCGGACCTGCGCGCCCTGATGGATGAACTGACGGATCGCACGTCGCGGACGGGCGTCAACGACCGCCTGACCTCGCGCGGCATTCGCCGCATCCAGGTGTCGAAGGTCGCCGCCGAGGAGGAAGACGACTCGGAGGTCGGCCTCGCCGCGGCGAAGCAGATGTACTCGAAGGCGGTATCGACCGCGGAGACCATCTGGACCGCGGCCAAGGCCGGCGAGCAGCCCGACCCGGCCGACGCCCGCGGCATCATCGACAGCCTGTCGAAGCTGGTCTACCAGGACCGCACCTCGCTGCTCGCGCTCACCGCGCTCAAGCGCCACGACAACTACACGTTCACCCACATGGTGAACGTCGCCGCGCTGTCGATGGCGATGGCCCGCTCGCTCGACCTCGAGGGCCCGATGCTGCGGGAGTTCGGCTTCGCCGCGCTGATGCACGACATCGGCAAGGTGCACACGCCGCTGGAGATCCTGAACAAGCCCGGCAAGCTGACCGAGGAGGAGTTCACCATCATGAAGCTCCACGTGGTGAACGGCGCGCACATCCTGCGCCGCACGCCGGAGACCCCGGCGCTGGCGCCGGTGGTGGCGTTCGAGCATCACCTGAAACAGGATCTCAGCGGCTACCCCGAGAACATCGGCGCGCGCACGCTGAACCTGTGCACGATGGTGGTGAGCGTGGTGGACGTGTTCGACGCCCTCCGCAGCAACCGCGCCTATCGGGAAGGGCTGGCCACCGATCGCATCAAGCACATCATGGGGCAGCAGGACGGCACCGCCTTTCACCCGGCGCTGCTCCGCCGTTTCGTCAACCTGATGGGCCTGTTCCCGGTGGGCACGCTGGTGCGGCTCAACACCGAGGAAGTGGGGGTGGTCACGCAGACGCATCCGGAGGACCCGTTCCGGCCGCAGGTGAAGCTGGTGCTCGACGGGACGGGGGCGCTCTATGAAACGCCCCTCCTGACCAACACCTGGGACCGCGATGCGCGCGGGAATTACCCGCGCGCGGTCGTCGAAGCAGTAGACGGGCCGCAGGTAGGCATCGACCCGCTCACGTATCTATAA
- a CDS encoding HEAT repeat domain-containing protein, with amino-acid sequence MAQRTASPADLTRSAINLARAITIALRSWGFYPPEHPAVVLAVDRLVAAAADAANSGLMQLAVTPHQLLLDGVALDSTELAVVECAELLHDRDILQVSIMVAPAEPVVRALLAVLSLDRDTRRARGGPAALWAAEDQNAILVEQIDYQEILERELDEGPARRDATWKAIVRSIIMGRSTFSAEEQQRLLDISRDVGAIGELAKDSKEPFTTPDGSPLVTTQAATVLAVYRHIAKTVAALEPERVQEVIQSLALAASNLDPSTALELMLQEESAGENVQIVGALKQAFDDQQVAMLLARACSAPGHPTNRLAKVLDTLAPDADRKRRVLTLAKRLISERDFGSKRPIDDIRQSLDELLLKYDESSYVSAEYRESMDQAAARAVDLSARGLPPELGAWLETLGHDSVRRLSGQLLIDLLRNESQAERMAETARDMAAFVEELLLAGAFADAVPVVGELLAATTRKAGLAPEACRRALDGLGAAAALAEATTGLADQSKDELASFESVVRDIGAAAVPALLSAYQQEAGGVATERASALLVKLGPSAIPGLAAAVDDKRWFVQHEVAQVLGQIGTPAAVPPLQVLLRRTDLRVMHEAVSAMARIDDPAAARAMHMALKATSGEARAAVIAALVGLKDPRVVPMLGRILGDSDPFGEDFSIVLDTLGALASFRDDRALAQIAATAKRRRWLAWGKTTQLREASLRALARIGTAKARQTVDDLARTGDFFLRRMAASAATRPPL; translated from the coding sequence ATGGCCCAGCGAACGGCCTCACCCGCCGACCTCACCCGGAGCGCCATCAACCTGGCGCGCGCGATCACGATTGCGCTGCGCAGTTGGGGGTTCTATCCGCCCGAACATCCGGCGGTCGTGCTCGCCGTGGACCGCCTGGTCGCGGCCGCGGCCGACGCGGCAAACAGCGGCCTGATGCAGCTCGCCGTCACGCCCCACCAGCTGCTGCTCGACGGCGTCGCCCTCGATTCCACGGAGCTGGCGGTGGTGGAATGCGCGGAGCTGCTCCACGACCGCGACATCCTGCAGGTCAGCATCATGGTGGCGCCGGCCGAACCGGTGGTGCGGGCGCTGCTGGCCGTGCTGTCGCTCGACCGTGACACGCGGCGCGCGCGCGGCGGCCCCGCCGCGCTGTGGGCCGCGGAAGACCAGAACGCGATCCTCGTCGAGCAGATCGACTACCAGGAGATTCTCGAACGCGAGCTGGACGAAGGGCCGGCGCGGCGCGATGCCACCTGGAAGGCCATTGTCCGGTCCATCATCATGGGCCGCTCGACGTTCAGCGCCGAGGAACAGCAGCGCCTGCTGGACATCTCGCGCGACGTCGGCGCCATCGGCGAACTCGCCAAAGACAGCAAGGAGCCGTTCACCACCCCCGACGGCTCGCCGCTGGTCACGACACAGGCGGCGACGGTGCTGGCGGTGTATCGCCACATCGCGAAGACGGTGGCCGCCCTCGAGCCCGAACGCGTCCAGGAGGTGATCCAGTCGCTGGCCCTGGCGGCGTCCAATCTCGACCCGTCCACGGCGCTGGAGCTGATGCTGCAGGAAGAGAGCGCCGGCGAGAACGTGCAGATTGTCGGCGCGCTCAAGCAGGCCTTCGACGACCAGCAGGTGGCGATGTTGCTGGCCCGCGCCTGTTCGGCCCCGGGGCATCCCACCAACCGGCTCGCCAAGGTGCTCGACACCCTCGCGCCCGACGCCGACCGCAAGCGACGCGTGCTGACGCTGGCCAAGCGGTTGATCTCGGAGCGCGATTTCGGCAGCAAGCGGCCGATCGATGACATCCGGCAGTCGCTCGACGAGCTGCTCCTCAAGTACGACGAGTCCAGCTACGTGTCGGCCGAATACCGGGAGTCGATGGACCAGGCCGCGGCGCGGGCCGTGGACCTCTCGGCCCGCGGCCTCCCGCCCGAGCTCGGCGCCTGGCTCGAGACGCTCGGGCACGACAGCGTCCGCCGGCTGTCGGGCCAGTTGCTGATCGACCTGCTGCGCAACGAGTCGCAGGCCGAGCGCATGGCGGAAACGGCGCGCGACATGGCGGCCTTCGTCGAAGAGCTCCTGCTCGCCGGGGCCTTCGCCGATGCCGTGCCCGTGGTCGGCGAGCTGCTCGCGGCCACCACGCGCAAGGCTGGATTGGCGCCGGAGGCCTGCCGGCGCGCGCTCGACGGCCTTGGCGCGGCCGCCGCGCTGGCCGAGGCCACCACCGGGCTTGCCGATCAATCGAAGGATGAGCTCGCCAGCTTCGAGTCCGTGGTTCGCGACATTGGCGCCGCGGCGGTGCCGGCGCTGTTGAGCGCCTATCAGCAGGAAGCGGGCGGCGTCGCCACCGAGCGGGCGTCGGCCCTCCTCGTCAAGCTCGGGCCGTCGGCCATCCCCGGCCTGGCGGCGGCCGTGGACGACAAGCGGTGGTTCGTGCAGCACGAGGTGGCGCAGGTGCTGGGCCAGATCGGAACGCCGGCCGCCGTGCCACCGCTCCAGGTGCTGCTGCGCCGCACCGACCTCCGCGTGATGCACGAGGCGGTGTCGGCGATGGCGCGGATCGACGACCCGGCCGCGGCGCGCGCCATGCACATGGCGCTGAAGGCAACTTCGGGCGAGGCGCGGGCCGCCGTGATCGCGGCGCTGGTCGGCCTCAAGGACCCGCGGGTGGTGCCGATGCTGGGCCGCATCCTCGGCGACAGCGACCCCTTCGGCGAAGACTTCTCCATCGTGCTCGACACGCTGGGCGCGCTGGCGTCGTTCCGCGACGACCGTGCGCTGGCCCAGATTGCGGCCACCGCGAAACGCCGCCGCTGGCTGGCCTGGGGCAAGACCACGCAGCTGCGCGAGGCGTCGCTGCGGGCGCTCGCGCGCATCGGCACGGCGAAGGCCAGGCAGACGGTCGATGACCTGGCCCGCACCGGCGACTTCTTCCTGCGGCGGATGGCGGCATCCGCGGCGACGCGGCCACCGCTATGA